The Tripterygium wilfordii isolate XIE 37 chromosome 4, ASM1340144v1, whole genome shotgun sequence genome has a window encoding:
- the LOC119996268 gene encoding protein TIFY 10A-like isoform X2, with the protein MSSSTERSESGGHKPAEKSSFSHKCSLLSQYLKENGSFGDLSLGMTCNIEGNGKPEMLRRATTVLNLFPMSENPAEVSGQNNAKMVKPMVFPEAAGFHVFKEEELPKRADSCYAAGELQTAQMTMTIFYGGQVFVFNDFPADKAKEVMLLAGKGNGQSCKTFPFSTESDIVTKPVEACSLSRPIISVLPIARKASLQRFLEKRKDRITARAPYQTSNNSKAGLSKLPVENNSWLGLMAPSPQ; encoded by the exons ATGTCGAGCTCGACGGAAAGGTCGGAGTCAGGGGGACACAAGCCGGCTGAGAAGTCGAGCTTCTCGCACAAGTGTAGTCTATTAAGTCAGTACTTGAAGGAGAATGGGAGTTTTGGAGATCTGAGTCTAGGAATGACATGCAACATTGAAGGAAACG GAAAGCCGGAGATGTTGAGACGGGCTACCACagttttgaatttgtttccaATGAGTGAGAACCCAGCTGAGGTTTCGGGCCAAAATAATGCAAAAATGGTCAAACCAATGGTGTTCCCCGAAGCAGCTGGTTTCCATGTATTCAAGGAGGAGGAGCTCCCAAAAAGGGCTGATTCTTG TTATGCAGCAGGGGAGCTTCAGACTGCACAGATGACTATGACTATATTTTACGGTGGACAGGTGTTTGTGTTTAATGATTTTCCGGCAGACAAAGCGAAAGAAGTCATGCTCTTAGCAGGCAAGGGAAATGGACAGAGTTGCAAAACATTCCCTTTTTCTACTGAGAGTGATATCGTCACTAAACCGGTGGAAGCTTGCAGTCTGAGTCGTCCTATAATTAGTG TTCTACCAATAGCAAGGAAAGCCTCCCTGCAAAGGTttttggagaagagaaaagATCG GATTACTGCAAGAGCTCCGTaccaaacaagcaacaactcgAAGGCAGGTCTCTCAAAATTACCAGTTGAAAACAATTCCTGGCTTGGCTTGATGGCTCCATCACCACAGTGA
- the LOC119996268 gene encoding protein TIFY 10A-like isoform X1 produces MSSSTERSESGGHKPAEKSSFSHKCSLLSQYLKENGSFGDLSLGMTCNIEGNGKPEMLRRATTVLNLFPMSENPAEVSGQNNAKMVKPMVFPEAAGFHVFKEEELPKRADSCYAAGELQTAQMTMTIFYGGQVFVFNDFPADKAKEVMLLAGKGNGQSCKTFPFSTESDIVTKPVEACSLSRPIISVVLPIARKASLQRFLEKRKDRITARAPYQTSNNSKAGLSKLPVENNSWLGLMAPSPQ; encoded by the exons ATGTCGAGCTCGACGGAAAGGTCGGAGTCAGGGGGACACAAGCCGGCTGAGAAGTCGAGCTTCTCGCACAAGTGTAGTCTATTAAGTCAGTACTTGAAGGAGAATGGGAGTTTTGGAGATCTGAGTCTAGGAATGACATGCAACATTGAAGGAAACG GAAAGCCGGAGATGTTGAGACGGGCTACCACagttttgaatttgtttccaATGAGTGAGAACCCAGCTGAGGTTTCGGGCCAAAATAATGCAAAAATGGTCAAACCAATGGTGTTCCCCGAAGCAGCTGGTTTCCATGTATTCAAGGAGGAGGAGCTCCCAAAAAGGGCTGATTCTTG TTATGCAGCAGGGGAGCTTCAGACTGCACAGATGACTATGACTATATTTTACGGTGGACAGGTGTTTGTGTTTAATGATTTTCCGGCAGACAAAGCGAAAGAAGTCATGCTCTTAGCAGGCAAGGGAAATGGACAGAGTTGCAAAACATTCCCTTTTTCTACTGAGAGTGATATCGTCACTAAACCGGTGGAAGCTTGCAGTCTGAGTCGTCCTATAATTAGTG TAGTTCTACCAATAGCAAGGAAAGCCTCCCTGCAAAGGTttttggagaagagaaaagATCG GATTACTGCAAGAGCTCCGTaccaaacaagcaacaactcgAAGGCAGGTCTCTCAAAATTACCAGTTGAAAACAATTCCTGGCTTGGCTTGATGGCTCCATCACCACAGTGA